GTTTAAGACAAAGACCCCGCTTACGTTGCGATTATAAAGGTCTCTCCTTGAAGAAGTGGAAGTCAAAGCCAATTTTAAATTCCGGCCGTATCCTTTATATCCCCGAGGCATAGCCCCCCTTATTTAACGCAACCCCACGTCCTCGGCTGTCTCTCGAGTGCCGGCGACAGGGTTAGTGCCGCCGCACGGATTTGAAGTCCGGCCTGCCCACCAGTAGCAGCTCCGCCCCCGCTCTTCGAAACTTTAAATTCAGTATACGTTCAACTCTCGTTCGGGGCAAGGTTTTTTATACTCTTCGGGATATACCGAGGAAACCCCTAATGGCTCGAGCCGGCCCCGAACCGTTTTTACGTCGGGATGATTAAAATATTGACGACCGCGCCCGAATATGTTAGGATTACCTAACAATGGCGCCGGACCACGCAACGTCATCTCGCAAAAACCTAAGCCCGTCTCTCGAGGATTACCTCGAGGCCGTATTCGACCTCGGGCCGCCGGCGCGGGTTTCGTCCATCGCGCGCCGCTTAAAAGTGGCCAAGGCATCGGTCACGCAAGCGGTACAAAGGCTGACCGACAAGGGATTAGTCGAATCCGCGCGCTACGGCCGCGTTAGCCTTACGGCCCAAGGCCTCAAGTCGGCGCGTAAAGTACGCAACCGGCACGATACCCTCGTAACGTTTCTTGAAGACGTTTTAGGGGTCCCGGACGTCGTCGCCGAACGCGACGCCTGCACGCTCGAGCACGGCCTCAGCGACGAGACCGCCGGACGGCTCGCCGACTATACGGTGGCGGTAGCCCGCCGCCGCAAAAGCCGACGCCGCACCGGCGCCCAACGGCCACCCGGTAAATAGACGCGGAATATCCTAGGTCGCTTCGCCGACGCGGCCCAATCGCGTAGTAACGGAGGCGCTTCGACTTGCCGGAAATTAAATCGTTGTTGGAATTCGACCCCGGGACGACGGTCCGCGTCGTCAGGATAAACGCCGGCCGGGGATTGAAGCTGCGCCTCCTGTCGCTCGGCCTCGTCCCCGGCGCCGACATTTACGTCCTCGACAACAGGCACGGCCCGGTTAAGCTCTGCTTCAACAACTCCCGCATAGCCGTGGGTCGCGGCGTCGCCGCGAAGGTCCTGGCGGCGGCCGCTTCCGACGACGTATGCCCTGAATGCGAAACGGACGAACCTTGTCCCAAGAAGTAAAAATTTTAAAACATTTGTTAGGCGCCCCTAACATAAGGACATGGCTTCGCCGAAGGACATAACCATAGCGCTGGCCGGCAATCCTAACGCCGGCAAGACGTCGGTGTTCAACAAGCTCACCGGCGGCCGCCAGCACGTAGGCAACTGGCCCGGCGTAACCGTCGAAAAAAAAGAGGGCCGATACGAGTACGGCGGCGCGACGGTCCACGTCGTCGACCTCCCCGGGACGTACTCCATGGGCGCGTACTCGCTGGACGAGGTCGTCGCCCGCGACTTCGTAATGACCGGCCGGCCGGACGTCGTCGTCGACGTGGCGGACGCGTCCAACCTCGAGCGCAATCTTTACCTCACGACGCAGCTCCTCGAGATGGGCGCCAACGTCGTCGTCGCGCTCAACATGTACGACGTCGTCGAAAAGGACCTACGCTTCGACGTCGCAGGGATATCGACCCTCCTGGGCGTACCGGTAATCCCCACCGTCGGGACTACCGGCCGGGGCATCGCCGAGCTCAAGGCCGCCGTCGCCGCGGCCGCCGCCCAAGGCCGAACGGTATCGCCGCTGCGCATCAACTACGGCCACGAAATAGAACCCCACGTCGAAAAACTCGCCGCGGAGCTGACGGCCCTGGATACGCTGCCGTCGGGGCTCGGCCGCCGGTGGCTCGCCCTTAAACTCCTCGAAGGGGACGATGAGGTAAAGGCGCTGGTAAGCGAAACGCCGGAGGGCGCCGCGGTCGCCGACGAAGGCTCCGCCGTCGCCGAACACCTAAAGAATATCGTGGGCGACGACGCCGTGGTCGCGGTGGCCGACTACCGGTACGGCTTCATAGCCGGTTTAATGAGAGCCGTCGTGCGGTCCCGCGAACCGTCGCCGGTACGGCTTACCGCTTCCGATAAAATAGATAGAGTCGTCACCAACCGCTTCCTCGGCATCCCGATATTCTTCGCCACGGCGTTTGCCCTGTTCGAGCTTACGTTTAAAATCGCCGAGCCGGTGGCGGGCGCGCTGGCGTGGGCCCTCGGTTGGCTCGGCGCTCAAGCCTCGTCGTCGGG
This region of bacterium genomic DNA includes:
- a CDS encoding metal-dependent transcriptional regulator, translating into MAPDHATSSRKNLSPSLEDYLEAVFDLGPPARVSSIARRLKVAKASVTQAVQRLTDKGLVESARYGRVSLTAQGLKSARKVRNRHDTLVTFLEDVLGVPDVVAERDACTLEHGLSDETAGRLADYTVAVARRRKSRRRTGAQRPPGK
- a CDS encoding FeoA domain-containing protein, whose translation is MPEIKSLLEFDPGTTVRVVRINAGRGLKLRLLSLGLVPGADIYVLDNRHGPVKLCFNNSRIAVGRGVAAKVLAAAASDDVCPECETDEPCPKK